One Plasmodium berghei ANKA genome assembly, chromosome: 13 genomic region harbors:
- a CDS encoding apicoplast calcium binding protein 1, putative, giving the protein MKFLKFAMLGQGTIIPKLGILFLFIILILFSDSFTKNKKFEYLLNAQITSRKVCHLLQKNISILESLLICNYFLSNGFLQNDWSGLNQNVDVGIRNNGVYELNENKHISINREYNFTNRKGINEQNGEIKNEANKNDYSFNIKFDTNNKALTENVLKKAKISFKQLDKNNNNFVDFNEFHKNIKILYQIPKVNKNILNYLFKQFDIDNDNKLNYAEFVSLNSYDSTFLSIYPILFNDKNKITKDEIFNYLEIYFYEFLENVINDNRYFYAKNYFVYQCINSFFVSSQTIWDMNKDQKLQMDEFENFQHALIIEMEYLTNFLHLDINMDKKVDISELIFYIINDIDIYNKLHAYIVELDKKYINDENPKKENVIQYMKNHLNIENNIIFHIQLFMHAFDHNNDMALNYDEYKNQLATLSVLDNVPDIIYFS; this is encoded by the coding sequence atgaaatttCTAAAATTCGCTATGCTTGGACAAGGCACCATTATACCTAAACTTGGTATtttgtttctttttataattttaatattattttcagatagttttacaaaaaataaaaagtttgaatatttattaaatgcaCAAATAACTAGCAGAAAAGTATGTcatttattacaaaaaaatatatcaatacTGGAAAGTTTGCTTAtatgtaattattttttgagcAATGGTTTTCTTCAAAATGATTGGAGCGGTTTAAATCAGAACGTTGATGTTGGAATAAGAAACAATGGTGTATATGAACTGAACGAAAACAAGCATATATCGATAAATAgagaatataattttacaaatCGAAAAGGCATTAATGAACAGAATggtgaaataaaaaatgaagcaAACAAGAATGACTATTCGTTCAACATAAAATTCGACACCAATAATAAAGCATTAACAGAAAATGTTTTGAAAAAAGCGAAGATATCATTTAAACAATtagacaaaaataataacaattttgTTGATTTCAATGAATttcacaaaaatataaaaatattataccaAATCCCTAAggtgaataaaaatattttaaattatttatttaaacaatttgatattgataatgataataaattaaactATGCCGAGTTTGTGTCACTAAATTCTTATGATTCTACATTTTTAAGCATATAtcctattttatttaatgataaaaataaaatcacaAAAGACGAAATATTCAATTAtttggaaatatatttttatgaatttttagaaaatgttataaatgataatagatatttttatgcaaaaaattattttgtttatcaATGTATAAATAGTTTTTTTGTGTCTAGCCAAACAATATGGGATATGAATAAAGATCAAAAATTACAAATGGACGAATTTGAAAACTTTCAACATGCATTAATAATAGAAATGGaatatttaacaaatttcTTACATTTAGATATTAATATGGATAAAAAAGTTGACATATCtgaattaattttttatattatcaatgatatagatatatataacaaattaCATGCTTATATAGTTGAATTagacaaaaaatatatcaatgaTGAAAACCCAAAAAAAGAGAATGTTATacaatatatgaaaaaccatttaaatattgaaaacaacattatttttcatattcaaCTTTTTATGCATGCCTTTGACCATAATAATGACATGGCACTAAATTatgatgaatataaaaatcaaTTAGCAACATTATCAGTTTTGGATAATGTACCagatattatttattttagtTGA
- a CDS encoding PITH domain-containing protein, putative yields the protein MPISHHEGCGCRGADEVLKGGEFLLKYIDIEKVTCLNEQIHGSCKKVFKPYEYRLSSPNCESDTDHELIINIPFTNPCKISSLFLIGGEEGTYPKKLKIFSNREDIDFENINDFKCIQEIDLSEDFHGAIEYPLKVTSLFNVSYLTLYFCENYGADTTKIFYIGLKGVGTNYTRKAVVTVYEASPNLKDHKVKGANDALKFSFDAF from the exons atgccAATATCTCACCATGAAGGTTGTGGATGTAGGGGAGCTGATGAAGTTTTAAAAGGCGGcgaatttttattaaaatatatagatatagaAAAAGTTACTTGTTTAAACGAACAg ATACATGGATCATGTAAAAAAGTTTTCAAACCATATGAATATAGATTATCTTCACCAAATTGTGAAAGTGATACGGATCACGAGTTg ataataaatattcctTTTACCAATCCTTGCAAa ATCTcaagtttatttttaattggTGGTGAGGAAGGAACATATCCAAAAAAactgaaaatattttccaaTAGAGAAGATATAGATTTTGAAAA TATTAACGATTTTAAGTGTATTCAAGAAATAGATTTGTCCGAAGATTTTCATGGTGCAATTGAATATCCCTTAAAA GTAACATCATTATTCAATGTAAGTTACTTGACCCTTTATTTTTGCGAAAATTACGGAGCAGACacaacaaaaatattttatatag GGCTTAAAGGTGTAGGTACTAATTACACAAGAAAAGCAGTTGTAACg gTATACGAAGCTTCTCCAAATTTAAAAGACCATAAAGTTAAAGGCGCCAATGATgcattaaaattttcatttgatGCATTTTAA